The following is a genomic window from Nymphalis io chromosome 23, ilAglIoxx1.1, whole genome shotgun sequence.
ATGTTAATAAGTGGAGACAGAACTTGAAACTTGTTTATAGTCGCACGGTTAGGGTTGTAGATCTAGAATgtgttttctaatatattttttcgacactgtaaatttattgtttaatcttTCGctcgatagatggcgctgtaagtACATCGCGCTATTATTTGTTATTCTGTAAAAGTTAATAAGGTAAACTTATTTTTAGAATGTGTAAAAGTTggatataagaatatataatttcgtggtaattattttactaaaaacggACGAGCAAACGTGCCACGTGATGATAAATGGCCCGCGCCCATAGacatcttgggaactaagatatatcccttgtgcttgtagttacactagctcacttacccttcaaatcggaatacaacGAAGCATTGCATTTTGGCGATAGAAAATCTGATAAGTGGTGGTTGGTGGGAGGTATATACCCAGAGGGACTTGTGCAATGTCCATCCATCAAGTAAAAATCGAATTAAAGATAACATATATAAGGTCGAGTGAtctaaaattattcattaatatgtACGTAAAAACTAAACTAAGTACTGTTCTACACGTGCTTATCTTCAGCAGTcctaaaaagattttaataattgtgaTAGAtagtgcttttttttttttttatagaaaaggaaggcggacgagcatatgggccacctgatggtaagtggtcaccaacgctcttagacattggcattgtaagaaatgtcaaccatcgcttacatatccaatgcgccaccaaccttgggaactaagattttatgtcccttgtgcctgtaattacactggctcactcacccttcaaaccggaacacaacaatatcaagtattgctgttttgcggtagaatatctgatgagtgggtggtacctacccagacgagcttgcacaaagccctaccaccagtatttactAACGAAGGTTTAGTACCACATAGTTTTACGCTACCACCATAAATAGTGAAGCACTAACTATAACgatcaaacaaataaatctaGCAAACtatacttgtatttatttattaataaaatatacattttcatttatgttCTACTTGTATTAAGAACGATGTAACAAAAATTATCCTATTGGATTTATCCATGTGATACCCatgtataatcaaaatataagaaGAAAACACGAGGCTCGTCTGGTAAATAAATCTACATTGATTGGTCACAGATTTTATCTACCCACTCTATAAACTCATCATTCAACGGTAATAAAAGTCgtttttaaatgaaactgtaacttcattattttataataagcaaaAACAGCTGAATGTCGAAGTAATGACTTTGTTAAGTACTATTACGTATAAAAAGTAATGGCTTGGAggcgatattttatattactaaaaacaCAGTAACCAGcctaataatgataattagtaGTATgcagataagaagaaaaatgaatTTTGGAGTGGGAGCAAATAAGCagaaggctcacctgatggaaaatgactaccaccgcccatggatatGTGCAACActcgagggcttgcaggtgcgttgctggCGTTTAAGGAtcgagtacgctcttttcttgaaggctGTTATATCATATAGGAAAAGTCGCCGGGAAAAACGGATTCCACAGAATggttgtgcgaggcaggaaatgccCTTAAAATCGCGCTGTTGTGGAATTCCAGACATTGAGGTTTTGAGGATGAAATTAAGAGTTCAAAATCCAAATCCAAAGAATCAAGCAGCGAGTCCATACAtcgattttttacataaaaggaTATcaactttaaatgtattatttgcaCAATTTGTAagaggaaataaaatattattattatagcaactCTGCAGTTTCTCCTTTACACCAAATAAATTACATAGGTATCTtactttacaattatatttatatatcctgtataaaTAACAACTGATACTAAATCTTATAAACTATCTACTTTTGCTATCGTGTACATAATCATGTATTAAGTGTGAGCTTAAccattgcttattattatttcattttaaggtCTCATATGGTGAAAATCTTGTTTAAGATGTCAAaagcttttcttttttatactaatttattaatattaatctacttttattatttaatttatgacgtCTTACTTTCGGATGTTATCAGCTGTtgtgtttgcttttaattttttttggattGCTCTGTACAtgttttaatcttatattatatgttcttttagttattatgtaaaaatcgcTAACATAccaagacaaaaaaaatacactgttgttaacgattttttttaaatcagtttcatctctggatgctaaatatgtatttatacaaagGACATATcataaaagattagcaatttttcttaaaacccattcttaaaaaaataccttcttttttaacattttttaggggctttgtgcaagcccgtctaggtattTGATGGGagataccacctactcatcagatattgtaccgccaaaCGGCAATATGATGCGgcggatgagtgagccagtgtaagtataggcacaaggaacataacatcttcatttccaaggttggtagcgcatcggcgatgtaaggaatagttaatacttcttacatcgccaatgtctatgggcggtgatgaccacttaatatcaggtggctcatatgcccGTCAACCAACCTACatcacaaaaaagaaaaaaaaaaacaaaattaatctgACGTAAACGAACTTTAACGAGTCTTAAAACTGTAATGTTAATGacttaaaattacatacaaaatgtattaaagtaTCAATTATTGATGTGTCAACACCGAATTACGCTCAAGGAATTTATTTACAAGTTGTTATACCTCGTCTTAGTATAATCAACACTCGCGAAACAGAAAGAAGACATTTTTATGTCGTAAAGTTTTGCATTTTTAAGCGGTTAATTGACTCCAATTATGCATGTTATATTGGatactgttttatttcttttaaataattattgttcccAGCTTTTGtcgcgtatattttattttatgggataatttgattgtcattttcatttataataatgaaaaaattgcagaagtttatgattaaattttctatatagtCTCCGAGATAACATATTGAACTGAATACGAGGGTTTTAAGCGAAGACTAAAACTACAGagttgtattatattgtattgttttatatataatttacctttatcatattattcatattatttttttagagtggagaccgcggatcggcaaacgcagcgtagggcgccctcgaGCCAGGTGGAGCGATGACCTTAAGAAAATGGCGGGCACCGATCGGATGCGGAAGGAGGAGGAGAAAGAGGTGGaggctttggcgcaccttgggagaggatgatgatgatgatatttttcagtgtatattatttttttatataaaaatatcttaaaatgtaaaattctgaaatactttttactatttcagaatttatgtttattatgataTGCTTAACTGATACATAATTAATCTCTAATACTCCGTATAAATCTGGGACGCGAGTGATTCTATAAATGCAACATATAACTTGTGTCAACGGGTCCTAACATTAAgacgtatttaaatatatctactaatattataaatgtattgattttattaaatataataattaaatgtaatagaaaaaatagTACTGAGTTTCTTACTGGGTCTTCTTAGTAGAATCCATATTGTTCAATGTTAGCTTAGATTTAATAATCctgtaaaattacgattcacGAGTGTTTGTATTCGTATAAAGTATGATTATTCCTATTATACCTATTCGAATaaagtatgatttttttaattaaaatagacagACAGGCAACTGTACGACAGTAAGTGACCACATCCGCCCACAGACATTATcgctgtaagaaacattaaccatcccttacagtGTGCCACCAATATGACATAAGATGTTTTCTCCATTGTGCCTGTTTGCtgtttattgctgtttggcggtaaaatatctgaaaaGTGATGGGCACTAAGtagttttgatttttgatttatatattattcaaagcaACAAAATTAATGTTCGCTTGATGTTGATAAAACCttcttaaataaagttattatttttattccgaAATAATTGACGACACTAAAACCGCAGGTAAAAgtcagtataaaataaattatcgattatttaaaacatgCTCTTTATCCACAGTGTGAGATTAATCAATTTCGACTTAATGCGGCTGCCGTAACGAGAATATTGCATATTTAAGCCACGTCTTCATATAAATAGCTATGGGGTTATAATTCATGGGCAACAGGATTCCTGCTTAATGGACCcgcgtaaaaatatatattaatataattttatacaccgTTTTACTATTTTAAGCTTGATGAAGACGACGACATGAAGTAATAGGATATTTTGTTGCGCGTTCACTCTGCGTGTAACGtcgttttatacatatattgaatatttatattaaaaaagccataactttttgtaattactttttttatttatcatcacagtttactattttaaaaatactaaagccTGCCCGCGGCCTCGCCCGCGTTTGAAGGGTGCTCCAGATTAACATTCCAGGTTAAGCTTGCTGcgtaacaaattttatcaaaatcaatttgGTGGTTCTGTGAATGCTTAACAAACAGAAagatagacagacagagttactttcgtatttaaaatatagacatTTATTAGTGTATAGACAATTATTCTTAATTCTTGTTTAGAATTACGATGTGGGATAAATTAATGTGGGATTCCTTTGTCTGCTCTTGGACTCAAAGAAGAAGACTACGGTCCTACACGGCGATTCTCAACGGTACCAGTATCTGCCTCTACCCGTCTCACTCGGGGAAACCACCAGCGTACACTGGGCACAACGTAGTTGCTTCGCATCCAATGCTACACAAGTATTCACCAAAACAACTATCACCGGTCATTACCTGTAAAAGCTGGAATGTGAATCGTTTCTTTCAACTCATCCAGTCTTGAAACGAGACGTTGAGACGATATTATAGAGTAGATACCTCATAACTAATCAAACGATTGAATGCCAATTTTATTCGTTAGTTTTCTATCTcgctagttttattataaacggTATTTACAACCCGATGACATTTATATGCGTTACTTGTTTCCTTAATGATCCGAATTAAATTGACTCTTCACCGAGACATCATTTCCATTTGGGATTAAACCAAAATTCAAGAAAAGCAAtagtaataatagttaaaagGGGTAAACCCTAATTCGGGTTGACTTAATTAATCGGTTATTCAACgttttatacaaaatcaaaatgtaaGTTCTTGCTTTGCAATCAAACCAATATTGGCACAAAGTTACAGAAGACAAAGGCGTCAGTTTTGATTTTTGATCATCATTTTGATATTCAAAGTCAAAACGCTTACAATgagtttgaatattttaatgttttttatagaatatgaaggcagacaagcatatgggccacctgatggtaagtggtcaccaacgcccatagaaattgatattgtaagaaatgttttgcagtagaatatctgatgtgtgggtggtacctacccagacgagcttgcacaaagctctaccaaatataaataattgtattaaaatttattttgttttttttttactgctttgtcttttatttgtttattttacttaagattgataataattatttattacaaaatgtgtTAGATTAACAACCTATGcctaatattatttgattgtcCGAACCTATCGAAAATTTTTCAAAtgcagatattaaaataaaatgattagaaACATCAATCTTTAGTTGTTTGTAAATACAACTTTACAACTCTACgcacttttatttcattttattaaaaaattccaacaataactataaaatagatttaaaaatttgcTCAAAATCttcaatttaaaacttttttctgCTGTAACAGCATATAACGTTACATATCAAATGCTAAGGTGATGACCCTTTCAGTAATAAAACCGTAACGGTCGCCctcaaattacaataaaatgagaATGATACGctcagttaaaattaattacttcaaaGAACATTTAACTTAACCGCAATTAAACAAACTGTCGTTATACAttacattgtataatattagaTTTGTCTTATTTTATCTACAACTAGAACAATATGGTATGGTGGTAATTTGTATATAGACAGCTTTTTAATAGTTACCTATAGTTTTCTATTGATTACCTTTGATATATTGGTTTaggctatttataaatttaaagagtTGATATGTTTTAGGACTATTACCTTTATCAATGTCAGAGTTATGTTTCGCAGAAATTTTTCTTGGAATAACATTAGAAAAGTTAACTAATagttgttaaaatatatgtattataataagttacttGCACTAGGTAATCTATGTAAAGTGGTTAAGTAAATTGAAGATATAAAGAGATAGAGAGAGATAGATATTTACAAtgagtttcattttatttagtaaaatgtgTTATCAGTCGACGCTTCAATCCAGGGTTGGAACTTCAATATATCTATGAAGCGACTCGGGCCAGCACATCCGGGCCCTTTGATTCCGAAACCAATCTTAaacaataagattatatttaaaagattataatatataaatgatcatCTGTCaccgaatttatatatttcaaaggcaatattaatattgttatttgtctACCGGCTATATATAAGGCTTGTGTGAGGCATAAGAACAGAAGTGATAACAACAATATCCCACGGGCCAGACGATTCTGGCCTCGATAGCTAGTTTTTATCGCCAGGTGGACCGTTATAAATATACcgttgctttttatttttgagaTTTTATTGTtactacttggtattgttgtgttccggtttaaagggtgagtaagccagtgtaattactggcacatgggacataacatcttagtttccaaggttggtggcgtattggcgatgtaagcgatggttaacatttcttacaatgccaatgtctatgcgcgttggtgaccacttaccatcaggtggcccatatgctcctccgtctaccttgttaataaaaaaaatatcatatttcaaaTATCCCCATGTATAGgtattttatacatgtattaggtatttatttacGGTCATACTTATAAACCTTGCTTAAAGACTGTTAAGTTCAacactaatttctctctttctatcattattgatttggcattcgaaagaagaagaaacaACATTGTATAACTAATTAATCGCTaagtatcatttataaataaggctgtTAATCTTTATTCGTGAAATCAATATacgaaattacaaaaataataatattttcaagtatgtatagtaatttttattataaaatatatatttctttacttaCTAAAACCCAAGGTCCTGTTGTATTTGAAACGAGTGCCATCCCATTTTCCCATACAcagtttttcttattattcttaGCAAATGCACAAAAGTAGTGTGAGGGTATATAAAGATTGTTTTTAAACTGGAATATtgaattacaaaacaatttataaatatataaaaaaaaacaattttataataatatccgtaTTTTAGAttcaatatcaaataattatgaaattttaaccaacaacattaaaacaattttttgaaTAACTAATACTAGctatgaatttttaatattaatatttaacctctatttaaatgttttttttttttataagaagtgAATAAAACTATACAGTTCAAGATCGTGGTCAGTTCAGATTGCGGTCTAACTTGTAACTCgatgttattgtattttacaagtttattgtatttttcgaACCATATTATTACCTGCATAGTTGATGCCTCTTACTAACAAATAAGTGCATTTATTCAAATTTccttagttataatatatataataataatataatatcctggtatattattcacacacggccatctgatcccaaactaagcagagcttgtactatggaaaccagacaacttatatactacatattctacttttctttcgtaaatacatacttatatagataataagttgaataataataatgtttcatcTTACCCCGATGCGATTATAGAACTCATTACAAAGCGGCTGGTCAACatattctaatttataaattaatttctccagaaatttattttctgtaagcaaaacttctgtttaaatattttattgtacttttaatctaaaaaaaatatattatatatatacggttTTGATGGCAGGTTCATAGAACAAATTGCCTGTGACGATATTTAATTCTTAGCCATTTCCCCTGagcttataacaaaaaaaataaaaagccttAATGCCTAGAACAAATGGTTCTTAACTGAAAGTCACAGGCTTAAATCCAAGCAATCACCATTTAGTTTTCATGTTTtcaatatgtgtttataatgcatCTTTTGCTCGGCGAATAAAAAGAAATCATGAGAATGCTGAGGGTTGGCTGAAATTCTGATAAATGATAAACCACCTTACTCGCCTTAGAAGCAAGGTagtaaactccaaaccttcaccttcATCActagaattttttaaattcacttggtggtagggctttgagcaagcccgtCTGCATAATTACCAAACACTCATCGAACATTCTACCTTTAATTAGCAATACTtaattttgttgtgttccggtttgaagggtgagtgaaatctatgacataatatcttagttcgcAATGTTTccatacctattatataaaaaaatgtacaaaaaaactaataacaatGACTAAGAAAACTTACCGTCAGTATATCCCACTGCAAACAAATTATTTGATGTATTGTAACTATATTGAGGCCAGCAAATAGGTTTTAATTCatctaaaaatgttaaatgataTGAAAACTCAAAACTACCCTCATTCGAAACATATTAGTAAGCAATCATTATTGTACCTTGGTAATGCTCCGCCAATTCTACCAAAGCTATAGTATTGTAGGTGGCAAACTCATATTCAGGATGGATCGTGTAACTCATGACTCCACTCGACCATGTCtcattatcttttataataaacataactttACTTTCTCTccttacataaaaaacaatttatttttaaaataagaatttcatTTTGTACTATACTTGAATTTTCTGTTCAATATATACACGAAAAACGCTTGATATTTTTTAAcgcaaaaactatttttaaggacttcgtaaaaacaaataaacattacttgtatttatttttttaccaaaagTACGAAAGTAAAaccagttttataaaaaaaatattccattttgtCTTTTGCCAAAAATTATCAGCCGTAAGATGTTTATCAATTTCAAAATGCAACATACGTAAACTTTGAATGAGATATCTTGGCAAGATCGTCAGCGTTTGTTATACAATAATTGTTCTTTACCAGAACTATTCCAGTTAGTGCTACTTTAAGGGAATCTTCCTCgtctgaaatataatttattaacaagttAAGGACACTTACTGGAAAAAACTTAAGCTGAAGTTTTTGTCGCACGCATAATGTTGTCATTCTGACCGAATCAgccacggccaatctcaaaagacattagccaactgcgcaggacacattatagtgaacaagtgcgcatacacttgtaaacataggtgcactctctattccttcactctcataactTGATGGaacgacacgactggaaagagtttatgcgcaggatcaacggctttacgtgttttcggaggcacgggagtgtacacacttctaacttccagactgcgGGCTGCTATTCAGAATCAACGacataaaaactcaataacttgtTTATTGACCCGACTTTGGCTTTGACATGTTTGAACCCAGGTCCTCGGGATTTGCGGCTTTatgtctagccactagaccaacgaagcagacATATTATGTTGTAGTTAATAGAAGTGAAAGCTAGGTTTTTCCTCTCAATTAATAGacgataaattattatcttgtaTGATTAAAACATACGGATTATTGCAATCGCAGGAATTTCAGTACATGTTCCAGACTAATATACGAACGTGTGTTTTCAAATTAGATGCATTTTTGGTAAGGGTTTTATATCGTATAATGTTTAGTTCACAAATCACTGATAAGCGAAAAGTGTCAACCAGaaatgtgtgttttttttatattgaaactaGACAAATAACTATATTGAACCATCTAAAGCTTAAatctaaataactttattatgatacaatatttttgataggaattacttgaaataattaaacTGTACAATTTTGAAAAACTTTAACGTTTTCTCCCAGAAATGAGCTATGAGCTTATTTGAGTGACCGAAGTTGCAATTGCACAATCATTTTCAATCttctatacaatattataatctgaAAAGTAGATAAGACAATAATGATAAAGATAATCTTACTTACGGATATGAAAACGTAATACTCCAAGCCAAGGGAAAGTTTTCGTTTCACCAATAATACCTTCTTGTAAATCTGATCCTATTGACGCGTCACATGGCGACTGCTGTGACGTTTTGTGACCTAAATAACATAGatgttaaattgaatataagtttaattataaattgaattatatatatatatatatatatatatatatatatatattactagctcTCGTTTATTCGCCCGTCTAAGGGAGAGTGGGAagtgttaggttaggttacccTGTCTGTACAACCAACAAACGACCTGATACCGTGTAtgcaatatttcattattatctgtttagtagttaagacttgaaagtttaataaacaaacaaagtcacttttttatttataatattaacgttaATCAATCTTGAAAAGAATTAGCATTaacaacagcctgtaaatgtcttatTACTTGAGAAACTCCTCCTCtaattttgaggagaaggcttagacattccaccacgctgttccatcCTGGGTTGGTTATTACACTCGTGGTATAATTTCATACGACACATGcaaataaacacatgaaaaattaatacttcttgcccgggtttgaatcttTAACATATgtattcacgtattctaaccaaATTTATTGAATTCAAATAAGTTGATATACATGTTTAAATTGCCTACTCCGAAATAGCTTTATAGAGTGAATTAAAGGTGTAACGCGCCCTGTACATAATATTCAAATGATTAATTTACAGTTTGTAACATTGATTTCAACAAACCagttagaattataaaaatcaagcaCTGCACGAAGATAAAAGACATTttagtgtaataaaaaatagtaatatttaattattatttgttaaaaaccaTGAAATTCTTGATAACATTTTTGCTACTAAAATTAACAATGTAAATGAAATTGATAACGACTGaataatataagtgtttttGGTTTGtcattatattactaaataattacgTATAAATACGTATTAATATACGTAATAATTACGTATTAATATAAGATCAAGGTAATATAAGGTAAGTAttcatcaattttaaataaaccgtttaaatatgaaataaatttcttattaacCTCGTCCTAGCTATAGAA
Proteins encoded in this region:
- the LOC126777709 gene encoding serine protease 33-like, which codes for MFIIKDNETWSSGVMSYTIHPEYEFATYNTIALVELAEHYQDELKPICWPQYSYNTSNNLFAVGYTDENKFLEKLIYKLEYVDQPLCNEFYNRIGFKNNLYIPSHYFCAFAKNNKKNCVWENGMALVSNTTGPWVLIGFGIKGPGCAGPSRFIDILKFQPWIEASTDNTFY